One segment of Triticum aestivum cultivar Chinese Spring chromosome 2A, IWGSC CS RefSeq v2.1, whole genome shotgun sequence DNA contains the following:
- the LOC123187536 gene encoding immune-associated nucleotide-binding protein 9, whose protein sequence is MGGSNYDDDWVLPSADITLVLVGKLGYGKSATGNSILGREAFVSEYSHASVTNTCQMGSTMLTDGRTINVIDTPGLFDMTVTPEDAGKEIVKCMNMAKDGIHAVLMVFSATSRFSREDSSTIETIKVFFGEKIVDHLVLVFTYGDLVGENLLKNMLSNAPDYLQKVVQLCKNRVVLFDNKTKDPRIRTKQLETLLDVVDSVSANNGGNPFTDQMLTRLKEVHDREKEVHDALGYSEDQISELKKEIHRTRDEQLANITAMVEEKLNITVEKLQVQLMEEQNARLEAERVAAEARLKSDEEIRKLKERLEKAQEENEEFRRLAANKCAIL, encoded by the exons ATGGGTGGAAGCAACTATGATGACGACTGGGTGTTGCCCAGTGCTGACATCACTCTTGTTCTTGTTGGAAAACTTGGCTATGGCAAGAGTGCAACTGGCAATAGTATCCTTGGACGGGAAGCATTTGTATCAGAATACTCTCATGCCAGTGTGACAAACACTTGTCAGATGGGAAGCACCATGCTGACGGATGGCCGCACCATCAATGTTATTGATACACCAG gattatttgacatgaCCGTAACTCCTGAGGATGCTGGCAAAGAAATTGTTAAGTGCATGAACATGGCTAAAGATGGGATACATGCTGTGTTGATGGTTTTTTCTGCTACGTCTCGATTTTCTCGAGAAGATTCTAGTACAATTGAGACTATCAAAGTGTTTTTTGGAGAGAAAATCGTTGATCACTTGGTCTTAGTTTTCACTTATGGAGATTTAGTTGGTGAAAATTTATTGAAGAACATGTTAAGTAATGCCCCAGACTATCTGCAG AAAGTTGTTCAGCTATGCAAAAATAGAGTGGTTCTTTTTGATAACAAGACCAAGGACCCTAGGATTCGAACTAAGCAGCTCGAAACGTTGCTTGATGTGGTTGATTCTGTTAGTGCAAATAATGGAGGAAACCCATTTACAGATCAAATGCTCACTCGCCTTAAG GAGGTGCATGATAGAGAGAAGGAGGTTCATGATGCTCTCGGATATTCAGAGGACCAAATATCTGAATTGAAGAAGGAGATCCACAGAACTCGGGATGAACAGCTTGCAAACATTACTGCCATG GTGGAGGAAAAGCTGAATATCACGGTGGAGAAGCTGCAAGTTCAACTCATGGAAGAACAGAATGCAAGGCTGGAAGCAGAGAGGGTGGCGGCGGAGGCCAGGCTGAAATCCGACGAGGAGATCCGCAAGCTCAAGGAGAGGCTCGAGAAGGCTCAGGAGGAAAACGAGGAGTTCCGGAGGCTGGCGGCGAACAAGTGCGCCATTCTGTAA